From a single Apostichopus japonicus isolate 1M-3 chromosome 12, ASM3797524v1, whole genome shotgun sequence genomic region:
- the LOC139977181 gene encoding uncharacterized protein → MDIREPPIITSLHSTRLPRLTGEGRRTLELFDMSVDSTKVAVSGYNEDTSFIDLFALNIPDSSSPFITRFYSKEFKNPSRWRRCVSFLDDSRIVTVCGDQLDVFNIKTDDIPTHSDQLRDGLTWCMTVREGEIFIGLSSNEVIVFDFSLHKIKAITLKGSEIYDHPVDITVYGDNLFICTVIGRAIRYNMEGVMLHEYNTPDHPSAGSITVSSEFGLVFVSCWLSVAFVFYSLSENHTLFTLRVIDELLNRIRINDVNRFMFTTTERGTLSVYSTASIFTFSHLKEELSSKLTQTDCGKLGRYFSLPPDQVKTIITNPSYSKNFLLALEERGFIHPSNVNRLTDALTELKINHTHLLTETYMKLRDQETEYDRFLAGLSAHLTFSITVKLCENFEVTDKNKKTVISSQNPGLSFLQTIDKMGIINPSDVSKLETPLEEYRLLQAVAKIHEYQSLVLSDETMPRDEDKESLFLKCLQQKMKSWFETMTPVPWMKSCQWKSNDLFIASRLVLTNSGSKISSREVDRKCKLHYLDIFTDERLKAETRIILEGQPGSGKTMLSSQLAYDWCCGKLMDIPMVIYLPLKIVDSMTIIQAIKMFYIRKGIPITEEDIESMLNSDKKKVYLILDGLEEYNGVTKDGSPSEVMRVMTKEELSNCIVIITARTEYAKHLPPSPMLKIGSFGEDERNEYIEKVYSDDVKRQEEVKELIDNVPFILDLCNVPLLFVLLVHNIDRLEKSHKVQLDRVTPFVKAIVDILCPMQDEEDKHSHLSGKKTYITLEELAFNGLCKGNQQLFWQKDFVDRSVTNSSAWIDSGILVVEEGTPFNSTDRNLQTDSGSGTPQTDSISDESLNTSNVTSEMKRGASPDPDLSASVSQSESKPILESKEKKSKPLQKGKAAKYVSLQVKFLHKLIQEWFAAQYLAFLFWGRKSTEHHYKYQLFREHLVNIDPADLHYVLRFTCHICPPSFHVIASFLMRDFKTGDGEIPDYIMNCICLCFAEYDGYKGHKVKDIVKEICRRESVNFSSEDNRLLLRSKVSMLTFASRSKIPIKRLKLSDVVEKITEKALILKADVSLGVLNTLRAIEVNRWDQKLIEQDYKDLIKFIINNEKVEVAR, encoded by the exons ACTTCATAGTACGCGGTTGCCCAGGTTAACCGGTGAAGGTCGTCGGACATTGGAGCTGTTCGATATGTCGGTGGATTCTACCAAAGTTGCTGTTAGCGGTTACAACGAAGACACGTCATTCATAGACCTGTTTGCATTAAACATTCCTGATTCTTCGTCGCCATTTATAACTCGGTTTTATTCTAAAGAATTTAAGAATCCTTCAAGATGGCGTCGTTGTGTTTCATTCTTGGATGATTCTCGTATAGTCACTGTGTGTGGTGATCAGTTGGATGTCTTCAATATCAAGACAGACGACATACCCACACACAGTGATCAGTTACGCGATGGACTAACCTGGTGTATGACTGTCAGAGAGGGAGAGATATTTATTGGTTTGTCTTCTAACGAGGTGattgtgtttgattttagtttaCATAAAATCAAGGCAATCACCTTGAAAGGATCAGAAATATATGATCATCCTGTAGATATAACAGTTTATGGAGATAATCTGTTTATATGTACAGTCATTGGTAGAGCCATTAGATACAACATGGAGGGAGTGATGTTACATGAATACAATACACCAGACCACCCATCTGCAGGCAGTATCACTGTAAGCAGTGAGTTTGGTCTGGTGTTTGTATCATGTTGGCTCtctgttgcttttgttttttactcCCTCTCTGAGAATCATACATTGTTTACTTTGCGAGTTATTGATGAGTTGCTGAATAGAATCAGGATAAACGATGTAAACAGGTTTATGTTTACAACAACAGAACGAGGAACACTGAGTGTATACAGcaca GCATCCATCTTCACCTTCAGCCATCTCAAAGAAGAACTGTCTTCAAAGCTTACCCAAACTGACTGTGGGAAGTTAGGCCGCTACTTTTCACTACCACCCGATCAAGTGAAGACCATTATTACAAATCCCTCGTACTCCAAGAATTTTCTGCTTGCCCTTGAAGAAAGAGGATTCATACACCCTTCAAATGTGAATCGATTAACTGATGCACTAACTGAGCTGAAGATCAACCATACTCACTTATTAACAGAGACGTACATGAAGCTGAGAG ATCAAGAAACTGAATACGACAGATTCCTCGCCGGCCTCTCTGctcatttgacattttccatAACAGTGAAACTGTGTGAAAACTTTGAAGTTACTGATAAGAACAAGAAGACAGTTATCTCCAGTCAGAATCCAGGACTTTCCTTCCTCCAGACAATTGATAAGATGGGTATCATTAATCCTTCTGATGTCAGCAAATTAGAGACTCCTTTAGAGGAATATCGTCTTCTCCAGGCAGTAGCTAAGATACACGAATACCAGTCCTTGGTACTTTCTGATGAAACTATGCCACGAGATGAAG ACAAAGAGAGCTTATTCCTGAAATGCTTACAACAGAAGATGAAGAGTTGGTTTGAAACAATGACTCCTGTCCCCTGGATGAAGTCTTGTCAATGGAAATCTAACGATCTCTTTATAGCCAGCCGCTTAGTCTTAACTAATTCTGGTTCAAAAATATCTAGCAGAGAAGTTGACCGAAAATGTAAGCTGCACTACCTAGATATCTTTACTGATGAAAGACTAAAAGCAGAGACTCGAATCATTCTGGAAGGACAGCCAGGCTCCGGCAAGACAATGCTCTCCTCTCAGTTGGCCTATGACTGGTGTTGTGGAAAGCTTATGGATATCCCCATGGTCATCTATCTGcccttgaaaattgttgataGCATGACAATTATTCAAGCTATCAAGATGTTCTACATCCGTAAAGGCATTCCCATCACAGAAGAGGATATTGAGTCTATGCTTAACAGTGATAAGAAGAAAGTCTACCTCATATTGGATGGGTTAGAAGAATACAATGGTGTAACCAAAGATGGAAGTCCCTCAGAGGTCATGAGAGTCATGACAAAGGAGGAACTGTCCAACTGCATTGTTATAATCACAGCTAGGACAGAGTATGCCAAGCATCTACCTCCAAGTCCAATGTTGAAGATAGGAAGCTTCGGTGAGGATGAGAGGAATGAATATATTGAAAAAGTCTACTCTGATGATGTCAAAAGGCAAGAAGAAGTAAAGGAATTGATTGATAATGTTCCATTTATTCTTGATCTTTGTAATGTTCCACTACTCTTTGTGCTGTTAGTACATAACATTGATAGATTAGAAAAGTCACACAAGGTTCAGCTTGACAGGGTTACTCCTTTTGTGAAGGCCATTGTAGACATTCTGTGTCCTATGCAGGATGAGGAAGACAAACATAGTCATCTGTCTGGCAAGAAAACATACATTACATTGGAGGAACTTGCATTTAATGGCCTCTGTAAAGGAAACCAACAATTGTTTTGGCAGAAAGACTTTGTGGATAGAAGTGTCACTAATAGCAGTGCATGGATAGATTCTGGGATACTTGTTGTTGAGGAAGGAACTCCATTTAATTCCACTGATAGGAATCTTCAGACTGACTCAGGCAGTGGAACTCCCCAGACTGATTCCATCAGTGATGAGTCACTGAACACATCTAATGTTACTTCAGAGATGAAGAGAGGGGCATCCCCTGATCCTGATCTCTCAGCATCTGTCAGTCAATCAGAGAGTAAACCAATATTGGAATcgaaagagaaaaaatcaaaacCTTTACAGAAAGGAAAAGCTGCAAAATATGTCTCTTTACAGGTTAAATTCCTTCATAAGTTAATCCAAGAGTGGTTTGCAGCACAGTATTTAGCTTTCCTGTTCTGGGGTCGCAAATCAACTGAACACCATTACAAGTATCAATTGTTCAGAGAACACTTGGTTAACATAGACCCAGCTGATCTTCATTATGTCTTGCGCTTCACTTGTCACATCTGTCCTCCCAGCTTTCATGTCATTGCCAGTTTTCTAATGAGAGACTTTAAAACAGGAGATGGTGAGATTCCTGATTACATCATGAACTGTATCTGCCTCTGTTTTGCTGAGTATGATGGTTACAAAGGACATAAGGTCAAGGACATTGTCAAAGAGATCTGTAGAAGAGAATCCGTCAACTTCAGCTCTGAAGATAATCGACTTctgctgaggtcaaaggtttctATGCTCACCTTTGCTTCAAGATCAAAG ATTCCAATCAAACGTCTGAAGCTTTCAGATGTTGTGGAAAAAATTACAGAGAAAGCCCTGATCTTGAAGGCTGATGTCTCGCTGGGAGTTTTGAATACCCTGAGGGCTATTGAAGTGAATCGGTGGGACCAGAAGCTGATTGAACAAGATTATAAAGATCTCATTAAATTCATTATCAACAATGAAAAGGTTGAAGTAGCACGGTGA